In Clostridium sporogenes, one genomic interval encodes:
- a CDS encoding ABC transporter ATP-binding protein, translating to MQNILSVEKIEKYYGNKDNVTKAIDNISFKVDEGEFVGIMGPSGSGKTTLLNCISTIDNVTTGKIMINNNDITRLKSKSLDKFRQNELGFIFQDFNLLDTLTAYENIALALTIQGEKTSKIDGKVKSVAKYLEIEKVLDKYPYQMSGGQKQRVASARAIVTNPSLILADEPTGALDSKSARLLLERFEKLNKELKATILMVTHDAFAASYAHRILFIKDGKIFNELVRGNDIRKEFFNRIIEVTSLLGGDDNNVF from the coding sequence ATGCAAAATATATTAAGTGTAGAAAAAATTGAAAAGTATTATGGGAATAAGGATAATGTAACAAAGGCTATAGATAATATTAGTTTTAAGGTAGATGAAGGAGAATTTGTTGGTATAATGGGACCTTCAGGAAGTGGTAAAACTACATTGCTCAACTGTATATCAACTATTGATAATGTTACTACAGGTAAAATAATGATAAATAACAATGATATTACTAGGTTAAAATCAAAATCATTAGATAAGTTTAGACAAAATGAGTTGGGATTTATATTTCAGGACTTTAATCTATTAGATACCCTTACAGCTTATGAGAATATTGCTTTAGCCTTAACAATACAAGGTGAGAAAACTTCAAAAATAGATGGAAAAGTAAAATCAGTAGCAAAATATTTAGAAATTGAAAAGGTTCTAGACAAGTATCCTTATCAAATGTCAGGTGGACAAAAACAAAGAGTTGCTTCAGCAAGAGCAATAGTAACTAATCCATCTTTAATTCTAGCCGATGAACCAACAGGAGCTCTAGATTCTAAATCAGCTAGATTATTGCTTGAAAGATTTGAAAAGCTAAATAAAGAATTAAAGGCTACTATATTAATGGTAACTCATGATGCTTTTGCAGCTAGCTATGCTCATAGAATTCTTTTTATTAAGGATGGGAAAATCTTTAATGAATTAGTAAGAGGCAATGATATTAGGAAAGAATTTTTTAATAGAATTATAGAAGTTACATCTCTTCTTGGAGGTGATGATAATAATGTATTCTAA
- a CDS encoding FtsX-like permease family protein has protein sequence MYSKIALKNIKKSYKDYTIYFLTLILAVCIFYSFNSIDSQKALTDIKSSGGSYVSKLMGFMSAVSVFVSIILGSLILYANNFLIKKRKKELGIYMILGMGKRKISKILVTETSIVGVISLIAGLIIGIGASQGLSVFTLKLFEVSIKEYRFAVSTRAIGKTILYFGIMFLLVMIFNAFVISKYKIIDLLTSGRKNENIKFKNTFIYLLSFLLCVVLLGFAYKSILKIGLNLREPMFKPSIAFVIVGTVLFFFSLAGVILYVVNKNKKIYFKGLNMFVVKQINSKVNTNFLSMSLICLMLFITILILSTGISLKNGLEEGLKIKAPFDASIRISNNSKKDNLEDVLDKINFKRSKNEKYATCNEYLPGIKLNSLLSITGKDYKDAKVSFVKISDYNKMLKLKGKKEINLNKNEILIMSNDNNLVKQANEKLKNSKKFNIKGKEYLVKNNKIIDENLTNYFFADNMFTIIISDEFLYDYNKIAYSILNVMYSDKNREENNKKYSEINKNFVDGKYKGLNIRYMDAFSKDDIYSHSKGGTTTILFVGIYLGLVFLITSMAVLALQQLSEASDSIERYKALKRIGANSKMIDKTIFLQTFIYFTLPMILALIHSVIGIKVISDYIEVFTKIDISFSALITALIFIVVYAGYFYTTYIGYKNIVESNI, from the coding sequence ATGTATTCTAAGATAGCTCTTAAAAATATAAAGAAAAGTTATAAGGATTATACTATATATTTCTTAACACTAATACTAGCTGTTTGTATATTTTATAGCTTTAACTCTATAGATTCACAAAAGGCACTTACTGATATAAAATCTTCAGGTGGAAGTTATGTATCTAAATTAATGGGTTTTATGTCTGCTGTATCAGTATTTGTATCAATAATATTAGGCAGTTTAATATTATATGCAAATAATTTTTTAATAAAGAAACGTAAAAAAGAATTGGGAATATATATGATTTTAGGTATGGGAAAAAGAAAGATATCTAAAATCTTAGTAACAGAGACCTCTATAGTAGGAGTTATATCCTTAATTGCAGGTCTTATAATAGGAATAGGAGCATCGCAGGGGCTATCTGTTTTCACATTAAAATTATTTGAGGTTTCTATAAAGGAATATAGATTTGCTGTTTCAACAAGAGCTATAGGTAAAACTATATTATACTTTGGAATAATGTTTTTACTTGTTATGATATTTAATGCATTTGTTATTTCTAAATACAAGATAATTGATTTGCTAACATCAGGTAGAAAAAATGAAAATATAAAATTTAAAAATACATTTATATATTTATTATCATTTCTTCTATGTGTAGTATTACTTGGATTTGCATATAAATCTATACTAAAAATAGGGTTAAATTTAAGAGAGCCTATGTTTAAGCCATCCATAGCTTTTGTAATAGTAGGTACGGTGTTATTTTTCTTTAGTTTAGCTGGAGTTATATTATATGTAGTAAATAAAAATAAAAAGATATATTTTAAAGGACTAAATATGTTTGTGGTAAAACAAATAAATAGTAAAGTTAATACAAACTTTTTATCCATGTCTTTAATTTGTTTAATGTTATTTATCACAATACTTATATTATCTACAGGAATAAGTCTTAAAAATGGCTTAGAAGAAGGGCTTAAAATAAAAGCACCTTTTGATGCTAGTATAAGAATATCAAATAATAGTAAAAAAGACAATTTAGAAGATGTATTAGATAAGATCAATTTTAAAAGGAGTAAAAATGAAAAATATGCAACTTGCAATGAATATCTTCCAGGGATAAAGCTAAATAGCTTGTTATCAATTACAGGTAAAGATTATAAAGATGCTAAGGTATCTTTTGTTAAAATATCTGATTATAATAAAATGTTGAAACTAAAAGGGAAAAAAGAAATAAATTTAAATAAAAATGAGATTTTAATTATGTCTAACGATAATAACCTGGTCAAGCAGGCTAATGAAAAGCTAAAAAATAGTAAAAAATTTAATATTAAAGGAAAAGAGTATTTAGTGAAAAATAATAAAATAATAGATGAAAATCTTACAAATTATTTTTTTGCAGATAATATGTTCACAATAATTATAAGTGATGAATTTTTATATGATTACAATAAAATTGCTTACTCTATACTCAATGTAATGTATTCAGATAAAAATAGAGAAGAAAATAATAAAAAATATAGCGAAATAAATAAGAACTTTGTAGATGGTAAGTATAAAGGCTTAAATATTCGATATATGGATGCTTTTTCAAAGGATGATATTTATTCTCACAGTAAGGGCGGAACAACAACAATATTATTTGTTGGAATATATTTAGGACTAGTATTTTTAATAACTAGCATGGCAGTACTCGCTCTTCAACAGTTATCAGAAGCCAGTGATAGTATAGAAAGATATAAAGCTTTAAAGAGAATTGGTGCAAACTCAAAAATGATAGATAAAACAATTTTCCTTCAAACCTTTATATATTTTACCCTCCCAATGATTCTTGCATTAATTCACTCAGTGATTGGAATTAAGGTGATCAGTGACTATATAGAGGTATTTACTAAAATTGATATTAGCTTTTCAGCTTTAATAACAGCTTTAATATTTATTGTAGTTTATGCAGGATATTTTTATACAACATATATAGGATATAAAAATATAGTAGAAAGTAATATTTAA